The Thalassospira sp. ER-Se-21-Dark genome includes a region encoding these proteins:
- a CDS encoding ABC transporter permease subunit, translating to MLRFIPILTIVLMIGPVSAGLIGTILPAFGILPALGGTTPSLDPWQALVAQPGLGASIRLSLANGLIATFVSVAIVMLFCAAWQGTRTFHALQRILSPILSVPHATAAFGLAFLIAPSGWFVRVVAQFTGWDRPPDVAIIHDPWGIALIAGLVAKEIPFLFLMTLSALPQADTDRTAQVTASLGYGRIAGWFKATLPRIYPQIRLPVLAVLAYSTSVVDVAIILAPTTPAPLAVRILGWLSDPDLALRFMASSAAVLQLLIVIAAMAIWIAGERLVAIIGAQWAVDGNRCKRDGAARGGAAVMALVAAGTVVLGLVVLLVWSVAGFWAFPDLLPRGFSLRLWARELDAIGNSLTTTLLIGIPAVVIAVTMVLACLENEVRTGKVAGRRAMFLIYLPLLVPQISFMFGLQVFFSLLGLERTLVSVVLGHLVFVAPYVFLSLSEPFRTLDPRYGQTALCLGASPARVFWQVRLPLLTRAVLTAAAVGLAVTVGQYLPTLLIGAGRFATVTTEAVALASGGDRRMIGIYGLFQMVLPFAGFALALLIPAVLFRHRRGMGAQNKG from the coding sequence ATGCTGCGATTTATCCCGATCCTGACGATTGTTCTGATGATTGGCCCGGTTTCTGCCGGACTGATCGGAACAATCTTGCCTGCGTTCGGGATATTGCCGGCCCTTGGGGGCACAACGCCCAGCCTTGATCCATGGCAGGCTTTGGTAGCACAGCCGGGGTTAGGGGCCTCGATCCGGCTTTCATTGGCCAATGGATTGATCGCAACCTTTGTCTCGGTTGCGATTGTCATGCTGTTTTGTGCCGCATGGCAGGGCACGCGCACTTTTCACGCCTTGCAGCGGATCCTCTCGCCGATCCTGTCGGTACCGCATGCGACGGCGGCGTTTGGTCTGGCATTTTTGATTGCGCCATCGGGCTGGTTTGTTCGGGTGGTGGCCCAATTTACCGGTTGGGATCGACCCCCGGATGTTGCGATCATCCATGACCCGTGGGGCATCGCCCTGATTGCCGGACTGGTTGCCAAGGAAATCCCGTTTCTGTTTCTGATGACGCTTTCAGCCTTGCCGCAGGCAGACACAGACCGCACGGCACAGGTCACAGCAAGTCTTGGCTATGGCAGGATTGCCGGATGGTTCAAGGCAACATTGCCACGCATCTATCCACAGATCCGTTTGCCGGTTCTGGCGGTTCTGGCCTATTCGACGTCGGTTGTTGATGTGGCGATCATTCTGGCCCCGACAACACCGGCTCCGCTTGCGGTGCGCATTCTGGGATGGTTGTCCGATCCCGATCTTGCATTGCGGTTCATGGCATCAAGTGCAGCCGTGCTGCAATTGCTGATCGTGATCGCGGCCATGGCAATCTGGATTGCGGGCGAGCGGCTTGTGGCGATAATCGGTGCGCAGTGGGCTGTTGATGGCAACCGGTGCAAGCGTGATGGTGCTGCGCGCGGGGGGGCAGCGGTGATGGCGCTGGTGGCGGCTGGGACGGTGGTTCTTGGGCTTGTGGTCTTGCTGGTCTGGAGTGTTGCCGGGTTCTGGGCGTTTCCCGATCTTTTGCCGCGTGGTTTTTCATTGCGTCTCTGGGCGCGGGAACTTGATGCGATTGGCAATAGCCTGACCACGACCCTTCTTATCGGTATTCCGGCGGTTGTGATTGCCGTGACAATGGTTCTGGCCTGTCTTGAGAACGAGGTACGCACCGGCAAGGTCGCGGGGCGGCGGGCGATGTTTTTGATTTATCTGCCGCTTCTGGTGCCGCAAATCAGCTTTATGTTTGGCTTGCAGGTGTTCTTTAGCCTGCTTGGGCTGGAACGTACCTTGGTCTCGGTCGTTCTTGGGCATCTGGTGTTTGTTGCACCCTATGTGTTTTTATCCCTGTCTGAACCGTTTCGCACCCTTGATCCGCGCTATGGGCAGACGGCCCTTTGTCTTGGCGCGTCGCCCGCGCGGGTGTTCTGGCAGGTGCGTTTGCCGCTGTTGACCCGTGCGGTTTTAACCGCCGCCGCCGTCGGGCTTGCCGTGACGGTCGGGCAATATTTGCCAACGCTTCTGATCGGGGCAGGGCGCTTTGCCACCGTCACCACCGAGGCGGTTGCCTTGGCATCGGGCGGAGATCGTCGGATGATCGGGATTTATGGGCTGTTTCAGATGGTTTTACCGTTTGCCGGATTTGCCCTGGCCTTGCTGATCCCGGCGGTTTTATTCCGTCACCGGCGCGGCATGGGTGCCCAGAACAAAGGATGA
- a CDS encoding ABC transporter substrate-binding protein, which translates to MRTFVSALALAVGFATTTLSTPAFADPAPDVGNWQSVLDQARGQTVYWHAWGGEPRINDYIAWAGEQVRERYGVEVVQVKLTDTADAVTRVLSEKTAGVDDGGAVDMIWINGENFAAMKRNDLLFGPWAEQTPNFAYVDVEGKPTVINDFTVPTDGLEAPWGMAQVSFYYDTAKLDTVPKSAQQLLEWLVKHPGRFTYPQPPNYMGSTFLKQILTELVKDPKVLQQPADETDAEATLAPLWGYLEDLQPLLWRDGQAYPQNGASMRTLLADNEVDIAFSFSSGEVSSAIEAFELPDTVRSYVFENGTLGNTNFVAIPYNASAKAGAVVLADFLMSPEAQLRKQDPKYWGADTVLAMDKLPKDMQEAFANLDLGIASLAPSERGTVLPEPHPSWMSLVETEWQKRYGVVQ; encoded by the coding sequence ATGCGCACTTTCGTTTCTGCTTTGGCGTTGGCAGTGGGGTTTGCGACGACGACGTTGTCGACGCCTGCCTTTGCAGACCCGGCACCGGATGTCGGAAACTGGCAATCGGTTCTTGATCAGGCCCGTGGCCAGACCGTTTACTGGCATGCCTGGGGTGGGGAGCCGCGCATTAATGATTACATCGCCTGGGCCGGTGAACAGGTGCGCGAACGCTATGGCGTTGAGGTGGTCCAAGTCAAACTGACCGATACCGCCGATGCCGTTACCCGCGTTTTGTCGGAAAAGACCGCCGGTGTTGATGATGGCGGTGCCGTCGACATGATCTGGATTAATGGCGAAAACTTTGCCGCGATGAAGCGCAATGACCTTTTGTTCGGGCCATGGGCAGAACAGACGCCAAACTTTGCCTATGTCGATGTCGAAGGCAAACCAACCGTGATCAATGACTTCACCGTTCCGACCGACGGGCTTGAAGCCCCATGGGGCATGGCGCAGGTCAGTTTCTATTACGATACCGCCAAGCTTGATACTGTTCCGAAGTCCGCCCAGCAATTGCTGGAATGGCTGGTGAAACATCCGGGCCGCTTTACCTATCCGCAGCCGCCGAACTATATGGGCTCTACCTTCCTTAAACAGATTCTGACCGAACTGGTCAAAGATCCGAAAGTTTTGCAACAGCCCGCCGATGAAACCGATGCCGAGGCGACCCTGGCACCGCTTTGGGGCTATCTTGAAGACTTGCAGCCGCTTTTGTGGCGCGATGGTCAAGCCTATCCGCAGAATGGGGCATCGATGCGCACCCTTCTGGCCGATAACGAGGTCGATATCGCGTTTTCGTTCAGTTCTGGAGAAGTGTCATCGGCGATCGAGGCGTTCGAGCTTCCCGATACCGTGCGGTCCTATGTGTTTGAGAATGGCACCCTTGGCAATACCAACTTTGTCGCCATCCCCTATAACGCGTCGGCCAAGGCAGGCGCGGTTGTACTGGCCGATTTCCTGATGTCACCCGAAGCCCAACTGCGCAAGCAGGACCCGAAATATTGGGGCGCGGATACGGTTCTGGCGATGGATAAACTTCCCAAAGACATGCAGGAAGCCTTTGCCAATCTTGATCTCGGCATCGCATCGCTTGCGCCCTCTGAGCGCGGCACTGTCTTGCCCGAACCGCATCCAAGCTGGATGTCGCTTGTCGAAACGGAATGGCAGAAGCGTTACGGCGTTGTGCAATAA
- a CDS encoding TerC family protein → MFEWMSDPNMWMGLATLTALEIVLGIDNIVFLSVIVSKLPQNQQASARRIGLLAAMGMRLGLLAGIAWVMQLTSPLFAAFGQEISGRDMILIFGGLFLIAKASKEIHHTIDEPEEHGPGKIMSSFAMTIVQIMLLDMIFSLDSVITAVGLVDHISIMVIAVIASVLVMLMAAKTIGDFVEQNPSVKMLALSFLILVGFVLLLDGVEIHVPKGYIYFAMAFSLSVETLNLLNHKRKLKRRAQENG, encoded by the coding sequence ATGTTTGAATGGATGAGTGATCCCAACATGTGGATGGGCCTTGCCACCCTGACCGCGCTGGAAATTGTTCTGGGCATCGACAACATCGTTTTCCTGTCGGTGATTGTCTCGAAACTTCCGCAAAACCAACAGGCATCGGCGCGCCGCATCGGTCTTCTTGCGGCGATGGGCATGCGGCTGGGGCTTTTGGCGGGTATCGCATGGGTCATGCAACTGACTTCGCCGCTTTTCGCAGCCTTTGGTCAGGAAATCAGCGGCCGCGATATGATCCTTATTTTTGGTGGTCTGTTCCTGATTGCCAAGGCGTCCAAGGAAATTCATCACACCATTGACGAGCCCGAAGAACACGGCCCGGGCAAAATCATGTCGAGCTTTGCCATGACCATCGTGCAGATCATGCTGCTTGATATGATTTTCTCGCTTGATAGCGTCATCACAGCGGTTGGTCTGGTCGATCATATCTCGATCATGGTGATTGCGGTCATCGCATCAGTTCTGGTGATGCTGATGGCGGCCAAGACCATTGGCGATTTTGTCGAACAAAATCCCTCTGTCAAAATGTTAGCGCTATCATTCCTTATTCTGGTAGGGTTTGTGCTGCTGCTTGACGGGGTCGAAATACACGTGCCGAAAGGCTACATCTATTTTGCAATGGCCTTTAGCCTGTCGGTGGAGACGCTCAATCTTCTGAACCACAAACGTAAACTCAAACGTCGTGCGCAAGAGAATGGCTGA
- a CDS encoding YbaK/EbsC family protein — MKKVDPPLCLANAFMERELENVDVFEFPEGTRTAADAANAIGCDISDIGKSLVFMTEASRPVLIIMNGADQVDLDKVAALLRLSVRKADAAEVREHTGYAIGGVPPFGHAKPVETLIDKKLLAKKTVWLAAGTPKTVFEFKTSDLKRLTGIETGVNIAV; from the coding sequence ATGAAAAAAGTTGATCCGCCGCTATGTCTGGCAAACGCCTTCATGGAACGCGAACTTGAAAACGTCGACGTATTTGAGTTTCCCGAAGGCACACGCACAGCCGCCGACGCCGCAAACGCCATTGGCTGCGATATCAGCGACATTGGGAAATCACTGGTCTTCATGACCGAGGCATCCCGCCCGGTCCTGATCATCATGAACGGTGCCGATCAAGTCGATCTCGACAAGGTCGCCGCCCTGCTGCGTTTATCCGTCCGCAAGGCCGATGCAGCCGAAGTCCGCGAACATACAGGCTACGCCATTGGCGGCGTTCCGCCCTTTGGCCACGCCAAGCCCGTGGAAACGCTGATTGATAAAAAACTTCTGGCAAAGAAAACCGTCTGGCTTGCCGCCGGGACACCCAAAACAGTGTTTGAGTTTAAAACAAGCGACCTCAAGCGCTTAACCGGCATCGAAACCGGCGTTAATATCGCCGTCTGA
- a CDS encoding flagellar FliJ family protein: MAKDFKTLVRMRKWALDEKQRQLGEMLGVLGNLEAEKEALEQAVLAEQKIAAENPELAGFAYGGFATAVIAEREAIEKMIAEQEKKIDVFRDEVADAFKEFKTAEIAERNRLEAERAEEDKKEQDELDEIGMRSATRDDGLI; this comes from the coding sequence ATGGCCAAAGATTTCAAAACACTGGTGCGCATGCGCAAATGGGCGCTTGATGAAAAGCAGCGCCAATTGGGCGAGATGCTTGGTGTGCTGGGAAATCTTGAGGCGGAAAAAGAGGCCCTCGAACAGGCGGTGCTGGCCGAACAAAAAATCGCGGCCGAAAATCCGGAACTTGCGGGGTTTGCCTATGGCGGGTTTGCCACCGCGGTGATCGCCGAGCGTGAGGCAATCGAAAAAATGATTGCCGAACAGGAAAAAAAGATCGACGTCTTTCGCGATGAAGTTGCCGATGCCTTTAAGGAATTTAAAACCGCCGAAATTGCCGAACGCAACCGGCTTGAGGCCGAACGCGCCGAAGAAGACAAGAAAGAACAAGACGAACTTGACGAAATCGGCATGCGTTCGGCGACACGCGATGACGGGCTTATTTAA